In Tolypothrix sp. NIES-4075, the following proteins share a genomic window:
- a CDS encoding alpha/beta fold hydrolase, with translation MTTQKVDIKPCFLTPKRLKPEYPLLVYLPGMDGTGQLLRSQTAGLEAGFDVRCLAIPREDLTSWEDLTRNVLDLIDGELEKSPRPVYLCGESFGGCLAMKVAIASPQLFKRIILINSASAFNLRPWLNWTSQLTNIVPGYLYDIAALGLLPFLASLGRIARGDRQELLKSMRYVPPETVLWRISLLRDFNVDDKQLRTLTQPILVIAGGDDRLLPSVTEAERLVNILPNAKMVVLPHSGHACLLEKDIYLYEIMKENNFLENSAEAVSELEMK, from the coding sequence ATGACTACTCAAAAAGTTGATATAAAACCGTGTTTTTTAACACCTAAAAGACTAAAACCAGAGTATCCGTTGTTGGTATACTTACCAGGTATGGATGGAACTGGTCAATTATTGCGATCGCAAACCGCCGGTTTAGAAGCTGGCTTTGATGTGCGCTGTTTGGCGATACCAAGAGAGGATTTAACTAGTTGGGAGGATCTGACTAGAAACGTATTGGATTTAATCGACGGGGAATTGGAAAAAAGTCCTAGACCAGTTTACTTGTGTGGTGAGTCATTTGGGGGTTGTTTGGCGATGAAAGTAGCGATCGCTTCACCGCAGTTGTTCAAGCGAATAATTCTGATTAACTCGGCTTCGGCTTTTAATCTTCGTCCTTGGTTGAATTGGACATCGCAACTAACCAACATCGTACCGGGATACCTTTATGATATTGCTGCGTTGGGGTTGTTGCCATTTTTAGCATCTTTAGGGAGAATTGCCAGAGGCGATCGCCAAGAACTTCTCAAGTCAATGCGTTATGTACCACCAGAAACCGTTCTTTGGCGAATATCGTTATTACGAGATTTTAACGTTGATGATAAGCAATTACGCACCCTGACTCAACCGATTTTGGTAATTGCTGGTGGTGACGATCGCCTTTTACCTTCTGTAACTGAAGCCGAACGTTTAGTTAATATTTTACCTAATGCCAAAATGGTAGTGTTACCTCATAGCGGACACGCCTGTTTGTTAGAAAAAGACATTTATCTTTATGAAATTATGAAAGAAAACAACTTTTTGGAAAATTCTGCTGAAGCCGTTTCTGAATTAGAAATGAAGTGA